From a region of the Gemmatimonas aurantiaca genome:
- a CDS encoding cytochrome c biogenesis protein CcdA, translating to MQIDVAAQLSGNPAAALPLLFGAGVLTSLTPCVYPMIPITAAIVGGQSSSEQSGAMKASRWRPLGLSMAYVMGLATVYAGLGLLAGLTGTMFGTVSANPWAFFVMANLLLLAALAMLDVIPVRVPAALMQRAASAGTGGRAAGAFVMGAASGLVAAPCSAPVMAAVLTWVSTTRSAGLGFVYLFTFSLGMCTLLLIVGLSAGSLSRLPRAGAWMLTVKKLFAFTMLAMAEYYLIKMGQVYF from the coding sequence GGCCGCCCAGCTTTCCGGCAATCCCGCCGCCGCTCTTCCGTTGCTGTTCGGCGCCGGCGTGCTGACCAGCCTGACGCCCTGCGTCTACCCGATGATCCCGATCACGGCCGCCATCGTGGGTGGGCAGTCTTCATCGGAACAGTCTGGCGCCATGAAGGCGTCACGATGGCGTCCATTGGGCCTTTCCATGGCCTATGTCATGGGCCTGGCCACGGTATACGCCGGACTGGGCCTGCTCGCCGGCCTCACCGGCACCATGTTCGGCACGGTCTCGGCCAACCCGTGGGCGTTCTTCGTCATGGCCAACCTGCTGCTGCTGGCGGCCCTGGCCATGCTCGACGTGATCCCGGTGCGGGTGCCGGCAGCGCTCATGCAGCGCGCCGCCAGCGCGGGCACGGGAGGCCGCGCGGCCGGCGCTTTCGTCATGGGTGCCGCGTCGGGACTGGTGGCCGCCCCCTGCTCGGCGCCGGTCATGGCGGCCGTGCTCACCTGGGTCTCCACCACCCGATCGGCCGGACTCGGCTTCGTCTACCTCTTCACCTTCAGTCTGGGCATGTGCACCCTGCTGCTGATCGTGGGGCTGTCGGCGGGCTCGCTCTCCCGCCTGCCCCGCGCCGGTGCCTGGATGCTCACGGTGAAAAAGCTTTTTGCCTTCACCATGTTGGCGATGGCGGAGTATTACCTCATCAAGATGGGCCAGGTCTACTTCTGA